The following is a genomic window from Plasmodium knowlesi strain H genome assembly, contig: PKNH_00_49, whole genome shotgun sequence.
tggttatgttagtatgttggttatgtcagtatgttggttgtgttagtatgttgattgtgttagtatgttgtgttgtgttagtatgttggttgtgttagtatgttggtttgtgttagtatgttggttatgttagtatgttgtgttgtgttagtatgttggttgtgttagttggttggttgtgttagtaccaACGCAACGAACATTCTGTGTTGGTATTAACACAACCATTAGTACCAATATTTTGTGCTGGTACCatcacaaccaacattttgtagtgttggttgtggtaccaacattttgtgttggtATCATTcgtaccaacattttgtattggtaccaacacaattGTGGTGGTGATACCAACATTCtgtgttggtggtggtacCAGCACAACGAACATTCTGTAGTGTTCGTGGTAGCAACATTCTGTGTTGTTACCAAcagtaccaacattttgtgttgcctgtggtaccaacacaaccaacattttgtagtgtccgtggtaccaacatttggtagtggtggttgtgttggttatgttattTCTACTTACAGATGGTCTTGGTTAGAGAAGACTTCGATAAGGAACTATTACTAAGAAGACCAGTATCTTTCAACTTGGGGTCAATTTCGTCCTTTAAAGGCACTTCCGCTGAGTTgtcattttctttaattcgGCATTCGTCATAGTCCGTAAACCTCTCACActtaaaacatttatcatCAGTCTCGCAAACCTTACTTGCCTTCCTAATAGCATCACTACTCTGAAATGCCTTCTCTATCCCCGCTTCAAcactcctttcctctttacatggaagtttttccttcattttatctgcaatggcatttaataaaatacaGCGCATCGTTCTTTCGAGCGATGCCATAGTGGCATCGCTCCCATCGCTTATACTGTAgaggttttttaatcctgctgcaATAAGGACGCAAGCATCCTTATCAGCAGCCCTGCCACCCGGCCCCGCAGGAATGCCTTGACAGTACTTCTcaaattcttcctttttccctgtAGATGTAGCACTGCCGAGGGCAGTGCTAAGATCGGGAATTTGACTTGTGATTTTACTCCGCACCCTATcctataagtatatatatgtatatgtatatatatatatatatatatatatatatatgtatatgcatacacatgtacatatacacgtacatctatacatacgtatgtgtatgtacatatatatgcgcatacatatatacatgtatatatatacatacatatataggtatatatatatatatatatatggttaTTCCCTTACCCAGTCCGTTGATGTGAGAGTTTCGCCATTGCTTTTATTCTGCTTTAACCATTTTTCGGATATACATTGGAAGCGTCTGCATagaccttcttttttatttagttccgttgccatttcttttattttggtGTCGTTCTCCGTGATGATGGTCTTCAATTTGGTCTTTACGTCTGTTGCTTTCTGGCTGCTACCTTCCTTAACTGTACAATTTTCCCAAGTGCTGTTCCCATCCCACTTGCATTTAGTACCACTATTACTCAGAGCATCCCCCAGTTCGAATGCCTTCTCTATTCCTTTATCAATATTACAAATTGCTTTGcttttcatgtgttttgcataggaatgaagtaaaaaacaacccatcgtttgtctaaacgatgggttgttctttAAGACGTCGTCGTCTGACGACGACGACGTCTCATACAGTTTCtttaagccggcatgcaaataattgcatgccttcttttcagaGGGAGCAGTCAATTTGTCGCATCCATCTTGATCTACTGTTCCCTTATCGTTCATTTCCTTTGCCAATTCATCCCATAAGTTCTTAACATTCGTCGTCCAAAATTGTTCCTATATaagtagtaatatatatatatatatatatatatatatatatatgcatatgcataaatgcatatgcatatatacatatgtatgtatacatacatatgtatacatacatacgtatctACATATGTAcctatatgtatgtgtacatatgtacatacgtaca
Proteins encoded in this region:
- a CDS encoding SICAvar, type I (fragment); protein product: GLGGRKEGLGGRKGKQHTYTQHNFIFFFFFFLADVCIKSTLEDTTSGSGSSNDKMCKRLECIQTYLKARDEATAAGSTPVTEQFWTTNVKNLWDELAKEMNDKGTVDQDGCDKLTAPSEKKACNYLHAGLKKLYETSSSSDDDVLKNNPSFRQTMGCFLLHSYAKHMKSKAICNIDKGIEKAFELGDALSNSGTKCKWDGNSTWENCTVKEGSSQKATDVKTKLKTIITENDTKIKEMATELNKKEGLCRRFQCISEKWLKQNKSNGETLTSTDWDRVRSKITSQIPDLSTALGSATSTGKKEEFEKYCQGIPAGPGGRAADKDACVLIAAGLKNLYSISDGSDATMASLERTMRCILLNAIADKMKEKLPCKEERSVEAGIEKAFQSSDAIRKASKVCETDDKCFKCERFTDYDECRIKENDNSAEVPLKDEIDPKLKDTGLLSNSSLSKSSLTKTI